A segment of the bacterium genome:
GCTGCCTGCGGCGCACGCGTCCTTCACTATCGTGGGCTCAAAGTCCTTCATGAACGCGTGGCGCGCGGTGGTCTCCACGCAGAGATTGGTCATGACCCCGCATATCACGAGCGACTCGACCCGCCTCTGTCTCAACTTCCTAGCGAGGTCGGTGCCCTCGAACGCGCTGTAGCGCCTCTTGGTCAGGTATATCTCGCCCCTCATCGGTTTTATCTCGTCGATCAGCTCCGACTCGGGATCGCCAAGGCGGGGGAGTTTGCCGTTCCACCACCTGCCCATCTGCCCTGCCGTGTCCCTCTTCGGATGGGCATGCCTCGTGATGACCACTGTGAGTCCCCTCTCCCTGAACGCGGCGATGAGCTTGAGCGCGTTCGGGATGAGCGATCGCGGGGGAGCAAGATACGCCTCCGCCCCTCTGGCGAGGAAGTAGCGCTGCATGTCTATGACGATCAGCGCGGACCTTTTTATGCAAAGCTCGTTCATCACGCCTCTCTGAGGATGAGTTTTGTATCTAGGTTGCATGGGCCTCTGAGTCAATAGCCAGGCGGCGTGCCCGGGCATCCGCGGCCGGGGGCCGGATTTCGAATATTGCAAATGCCTCAATGATAACCTACTGTTGCCGCTCAGGGGGAGATTTGAAGAGGGTTCTCATCACATCGGTTCTTGCCCTTGCGGTCGCGTTTCTTCCGCAGATCTGTTTCGCGGACGAGCAGGAGCAGTCCGATCCGACCGTCAAGGTCGAGGTCCCCGCCAGCCACTATACGAGGAAGGCCGCGTTCTTTCCCTTGGAGCTGCCTGTCTACGCCCTGAAGCTTGCGCTCTGGCCCATCGGCGAGGGGTTGGGTTTCCTCGAACGCAAACACGTCTTCGAACGCGGGGCGGAGTTTCTCTCGAACGACGCGAAGACCTTCTGGGTCTACCCTATCATCGACTGGGGCGCGGGCACGAGCTTCGGAGGCGGCGCGGGCTTCAAGTACACGGACCTGTTTCATCAGGGATATGTGCTCACCGGCAGCTACAGGATACACATCGACCTCAACCAGTACATCAACCTCTCGCTGTTCAAACACGACGCTTTTTATCTCTGGGACAAGCCGGTCTCCTTAAAGAGCCGACTCGAAGTCGACGACTTGAGGAGCATGGATTATTACGGCAAGGGCGACGATACGCCGCGGAGCGACCGCTCCAGGTATTCGATTACCTCGATAGACTGGGACGGGCGGCTCATATATGAGCCGATGAAAAACGTCGAGGTTGACGCAAAGCTAGGCGTTCTTGCTGCGACGACCGGGCCGAGCACGTATGGCGGTTATCCTTCGGTGGATACAACTTTCAGCGCGGCCGAGCTCCCAGGCTTCGAGCGATGGCTCACATACCTGACCCTTGGGATGGGTGTGGCCCACGACACCCGCGACAACACGCTCAAGCCTCAGAAGGGTGGGAGGCGGGAGTTCTCCTTCTATCGCTACCAGTGCCTGACCAGCGACTCCTTCAGCTTCAACCAGTACGTGCTGGATTTCACCCAGTACTTCCCGCTCTGGCGGCCAGGGGTCACGCTGGGCGTGCGCAACAACTGGACGTTTCAGCAGGAGTTCGGCGGGCGAAGTGTTCCGTTCTACCGTCTCACCCTGCTGGACTATCGCTCGCCCCTGAGGGGATTCAAGCGAGGGAGGTTCCACGATCTCTCCAGCGTGCTCTTCAACTTCGACTACACCTATCCGGTCTCCAGCCTCGTGGAGGGGCTCATCTTCGTGGACACCGGAAAGGTCTTCGACGGCGTGACCAATTTCAACTTCGATAACTGGAGATATTCGGTGGGCGGCGGTTTCAACGTGACCCTCTTCAAGATAACCCTGCTGAGGTTCAGGGCCGCTTACGGAGGAGAGGGCGTGAACCTGATCTTCGGGATGGCGGTGTCTATATGAGGAAGACGATCGTGACGACGCTTGTGGCTGCGGCGATGCTCGCATCGTGCGCGCCGAAGAAACCCCTGTACTATCCGGCGGTGCGCTGGATGAGGGACGACGACAGAAGGCCTATCGAAATGCCCAAGGTGAGCGAGCGGGAGATCGAGCTCGACGCAGTCGACAGCGACACCCACAGGGAGATGGAGCGCCTGCTCTCCTCGACCGGAGCCTTCGCCGCCGGGTATCAGGACGTGGGGACAGGCGGAAAGCAGGAGGCGCTCAACGTCAACAACTTCGACGAGGTGGCCGACTCGTCCTGGTTTCAAAACCGCATAGGCAGGCGCGAGGTGACGATCGCGGAGATGGTTCGCGGGACGGCGGAAGCGTTCAAGCCCTCCGGCGCGGGTCCTCTGGAGATCCTGTCGGCGAAGACCGAAGGCGTGGTGCCCAGGGTTTTTGTCAAGGACGGCGGCGGCAGGCGGTTCATGCTCAGGTTCGAGAGGCCCGGCTTGCGCGGCGTCGGACTCGGCGCCGAGATCGTCTCGAGCGCGATCCTGAACGCCGCGGGCTACAACCTGCCGAAGGATGCCCTGATCGAGCTCGACACGTCGAGGCTCGTCCTCGGCAAGGATGCGAGGACCCGCGACAGATACGGGGAGATCAGGCCGATGACCGACGAGGACCTGAAAAATATCGTCGCGAAGATAACCGGCGGGAAGAAGGGCTCGGTGAAGGCCGTGTCGAGCGCCTTTTTCAAGGGCGAATACATAGGGCCGTTCGATTTCAGCGGACGGCGCCGCGGCGACAAGAACGACCGCATTCCGCATCAGCACAGGAGGGAGTTGCGGGGTTATCAGATGTTCTGCGCGCTTCTCAACATATTGCTGACTTCCTCTTCGCAGACCGCGGACGTCTTCCTCCGGACCGACGGCGAGAAGGGCTATGTGGAGCACTATCTCTTCGATCTCAGTTCGGCGTTCGGCGGCGTGGGCAGTTGGTTCAAGGCGAGCGATGATAATGAGGAGCACGTCGGCGCCAAGGGCACGGTCGCCAATTTCTTAACCCTGGGCATCAAGGACCCGGGGCTCGATGCCAAAGGGCCTGCCGAGGAATTCAAGTTTCTGGGCGTCGGTCCCTTCGATCCCGGAAAATGGAGCCCGCGCTACAACAACGAGGCCTTCGCGCACATGACTCCCCGCGACGAGTTCTGGGCGGCGCGCATCCTGATGCGATTCTCGGATGGCGCGATAGCGGCGATCGTCGATCGCGCCGGTTTCCCAGACGCCAAGGTCAGGGACTACGTCAAAAAGTCGCTGATCGCTCGCAGGGACGCCATCGGCAGATACGCCTTCTCCGGGCTGAATCCCCTCGACGGGTTCGCGATCGACGGCGACGGCGGCTCGGTATCGTTCAGCGATCTCTCCGTGGAGTACGGTTTCGCGAAGCGCGATGGGACGAAATACAGGTACTCGCTGGGATCGAGGATGGGCCGAGCCGTGCTGGCGCCGTGGGCTGAGACGAGAGATACGAGGGTCGCGATGCCCGGCGATCTTGTGACATCGATGGATCCGTCGAGGATCTACGTGCTCAAGATCCAGACTAAGCGAACAGGCGAGGAGTGGTGGTCCTCTTCGGTGGATGTTTTCCTCAAGCGGAGAGACGGCGGACTCGATATCCAGGGCATCGAACGGCGCTACGGCAACCATTGAAGGCGGCGCCTTCTAGCCGCGCGCCTTTATCCAGACAGCACTCTGCGGGAACGGTATCTCTATTCCCTCCTTCTCGAACCTCTTGTGCATGCGCCTGTTGAGTTCGCGTTTCACCGCCCACTGCTGGAGCGGTTGGGTCTTGATCCAGAGCCTCAGCGTAATCGAGGAGTCGCCGAGATCGTCCACACCCAGCATCTCAGGTTCATTTATGATCAGCTCCGGCATGTCGGACTTGAGCGCCCGGGCCTCTTCCGAGAGCACGCGCATCGCCCGGTCGAGGTCCGTGGCGTAGGCGACTCCTATCTTGTAGTCCACCCGCGACCATTCGCTCGTCAGGTTCTTGACCGTGGTTATGCTGCCGTTCGGTATCGTGATCAGCATGCCCTCGGTGTTGCGCAGCTGGGTTATGCGCAGGGTCATGCGCTCGACCACACCCGCCTCGTCGCCTACCATCACCACGTCGCCGACCGCGAACTGGTCCTCCACGAGGATGAATATCCCGCTGACTATGTCCTTTACCAGGCTCTGTGCTCCGAAGCCGATGGCGATGCCGGCGACTCCGACTGTGGCCAGCAGGGCCTTGAGGTCAAAGCCGAACGACCCCATGATCATGAGCAGCGCCACCGTGAAAATAACGATGGTCGCGCCGTACCTGAAGGTGTGGCTGAGGGTGTCCACGCGCTGTTTGCCCCTGACCGTGCTCTGCTGAGCGAAGGGGGTGATGTGCTCGACGAGCAGTCGCACCAGGCGGTTCACGCCCTTGAGCGCCAGCACGGCGACTACGATTATGACGGCCGCCTTCAATATCGGGGCGTACCAATTCGACATGATCTCCAGCGCTTTGTCCCATATCATGATGATGCTTTCTGTCCCGAACATATTTCCTCCGCGGTCCTCTATCAGTCCTCAGTTGACTACCGGCCTTCCGCCCAGGCCTCCGAGTATCACGTCGATGAGGCCGTCGACTATGGCGCCTTTCTCCAGGCGCGCGTTCCTGAACACGATCTTCTGCACCATGAGTTCGCGGAATCCCCCCGTGATTATGCACGCGGCGGCGCTCGGGTCCACCTTCCTCACGAGGCCCAGCGAGATGCCCTTGTTGAGGGAGGCCTCGATGATGGAGATCAGCCTGCCGTAGAAGGCCCTCAGCTTCCCGTCGATCTCCGGGTTGAGGCCCACCGCCTCGTTGAAGATGATCTTTGCCGGTCCGGGTTTTTTCGTGATCGCATCGACGAGCCTCTCCACGTTAGCGCGCATCTGCTGCGCCGGCGGCATGCCGGAGCCGAGCTCTATGGTCTTTATCTGGTCGCCCAGGTGGGCGATGAAATCGTCCAGTATCCTGGAGAACACGTCGAGCTTGCTCTTGAAGTAGAGATAGAAGGTGCCTCGCGCCACGCCCGCCGTCTCGATGATATCGCTCACGCCGGTGGAGTGGTAGCCGTTCTTCGCGAAGCACCGCGTCGCCGCCTGCATGAGGGTGTCCTGCCTCGCCCTTGCCTTCATAGCGGACCCTCCATTGCTGATGCTCGCGCGCCGATGTTGCTGAGATAGGTGCGGACGAGATTTCTCAAGTCCGTCTCGCCGTCGAAGAAGAGCGACACGATCGGAACCCCCAGTTCTCCCTCTATCTTCTGGAATATGCCTGCGGTCAGCGTGCCGGGCATGCAGCCGAACGGGGCGCAGTTTATGATGAGGTCCGCGCCGTTGCGCGCGAATTCGACGGCGCGGCCGAGCGTGAGTATCGATTCGCCGTCGAAGCGGCGCGGCATGAAGCGTTCGCCGGCCTTTATCGTGCTCGAGATC
Coding sequences within it:
- a CDS encoding isochorismatase family cysteine hydrolase, which codes for MNELCIKRSALIVIDMQRYFLARGAEAYLAPPRSLIPNALKLIAAFRERGLTVVITRHAHPKRDTAGQMGRWWNGKLPRLGDPESELIDEIKPMRGEIYLTKRRYSAFEGTDLARKLRQRRVESLVICGVMTNLCVETTARHAFMKDFEPTIVKDACAAGS
- a CDS encoding BamA/TamA family outer membrane protein — encoded protein: MKRVLITSVLALAVAFLPQICFADEQEQSDPTVKVEVPASHYTRKAAFFPLELPVYALKLALWPIGEGLGFLERKHVFERGAEFLSNDAKTFWVYPIIDWGAGTSFGGGAGFKYTDLFHQGYVLTGSYRIHIDLNQYINLSLFKHDAFYLWDKPVSLKSRLEVDDLRSMDYYGKGDDTPRSDRSRYSITSIDWDGRLIYEPMKNVEVDAKLGVLAATTGPSTYGGYPSVDTTFSAAELPGFERWLTYLTLGMGVAHDTRDNTLKPQKGGRREFSFYRYQCLTSDSFSFNQYVLDFTQYFPLWRPGVTLGVRNNWTFQQEFGGRSVPFYRLTLLDYRSPLRGFKRGRFHDLSSVLFNFDYTYPVSSLVEGLIFVDTGKVFDGVTNFNFDNWRYSVGGGFNVTLFKITLLRFRAAYGGEGVNLIFGMAVSI
- a CDS encoding mechanosensitive ion channel family protein → MFGTESIIMIWDKALEIMSNWYAPILKAAVIIVVAVLALKGVNRLVRLLVEHITPFAQQSTVRGKQRVDTLSHTFRYGATIVIFTVALLMIMGSFGFDLKALLATVGVAGIAIGFGAQSLVKDIVSGIFILVEDQFAVGDVVMVGDEAGVVERMTLRITQLRNTEGMLITIPNGSITTVKNLTSEWSRVDYKIGVAYATDLDRAMRVLSEEARALKSDMPELIINEPEMLGVDDLGDSSITLRLWIKTQPLQQWAVKRELNRRMHKRFEKEGIEIPFPQSAVWIKARG
- a CDS encoding TetR/AcrR family transcriptional regulator codes for the protein MKARARQDTLMQAATRCFAKNGYHSTGVSDIIETAGVARGTFYLYFKSKLDVFSRILDDFIAHLGDQIKTIELGSGMPPAQQMRANVERLVDAITKKPGPAKIIFNEAVGLNPEIDGKLRAFYGRLISIIEASLNKGISLGLVRKVDPSAAACIITGGFRELMVQKIVFRNARLEKGAIVDGLIDVILGGLGGRPVVN